Proteins encoded together in one Kitasatospora albolonga window:
- a CDS encoding DUF397 domain-containing protein, producing MIEGSARVSKTELECARWHRSTYSGSNNNCVEHAALSSGRHAVRDTKDRALGAHIFAPAPWQTFVTAVRDGAL from the coding sequence ATGATCGAGGGATCGGCTCGCGTTTCGAAGACCGAGCTTGAATGCGCGCGCTGGCACAGGAGCACATACAGCGGGTCGAACAACAACTGTGTCGAGCACGCCGCCCTCTCCTCCGGCCGCCACGCGGTCCGCGACACCAAGGACCGCGCCCTCGGCGCGCACATCTTCGCCCCCGCCCCGTGGCAGACCTTCGTCACCGCCGTACGGGATGGCGCACTCTGA
- a CDS encoding transcriptional regulator, with product MAQSDMPTMRSRRLGGELRQLRLNAGLKVQDAAEALECGQPKISQIENGKRGIRPLDLTTLLNLYGLEDERQRASLKRLAKEIHKVDWWSGQGPFLHDALKDYLMLEADSQVVRTFEPMVIPGLLQTEAYMRRLYEQAVPADQVEALVDTRMKRKVLLDNKLGFRLRAVIDAPALHRIGGGPDLVAGQLAHLLEAGSSPNVTIQVLPLNSALPIEQYVSFSILGLQADPPVEVVWLEHITGGTLLEQNPDVQAYSKAWDELTAAALSPTASRQYIRDLIEESRS from the coding sequence ATGGCTCAGAGCGACATGCCCACGATGCGGAGCCGCCGACTCGGCGGCGAACTGCGACAGCTTCGACTGAACGCCGGCCTCAAGGTCCAGGACGCGGCGGAAGCCCTGGAGTGTGGGCAGCCGAAGATCAGCCAGATCGAGAACGGCAAGCGCGGCATCCGCCCGCTCGACCTGACGACGCTACTCAATCTGTATGGGCTGGAGGACGAGCGGCAGCGGGCCAGCCTGAAGCGGCTGGCGAAGGAGATCCACAAGGTCGACTGGTGGAGCGGGCAGGGTCCGTTTCTCCACGACGCCCTGAAGGACTACCTGATGTTGGAGGCGGACTCCCAGGTGGTCCGCACGTTCGAGCCGATGGTCATTCCAGGGCTGCTCCAAACTGAGGCGTACATGCGCCGCTTGTACGAGCAGGCGGTACCGGCCGACCAGGTGGAGGCGCTTGTCGATACCCGCATGAAGCGCAAGGTTTTGCTCGACAACAAGCTCGGCTTCCGGCTCCGAGCCGTGATCGACGCCCCCGCTCTGCACCGCATCGGCGGTGGACCGGACCTCGTTGCCGGGCAGTTGGCCCATCTGCTGGAAGCGGGCTCGTCGCCGAACGTCACCATTCAGGTGCTGCCGCTGAACTCTGCCCTGCCGATCGAGCAGTACGTGTCGTTCTCCATCCTCGGACTACAGGCCGATCCGCCGGTGGAAGTGGTGTGGTTGGAGCACATCACCGGTGGTACGTTGCTGGAGCAGAATCCCGATGTGCAGGCGTACAGCAAGGCATGGGACGAACTGACTGCCGCCGCGCTGTCGCCCACCGCATCCCGGCAGTACATTCGCGACCTTATCGAGGAAAGCAGATCATGA
- a CDS encoding pyridoxamine 5'-phosphate oxidase produces MTTSLAGSAFDALSLDALSDQEALRRAYGLPSDAAVRKQMAELTDQTRRLIGCASLVLIASADAEGNCDVSPRGGPAGFVAVLDERTVAIPDATGNKRLDTLQNVIATGRAGLMFVIPGRTTTLRVNGRAAVSTRPELLSQLTPVGKPPASALVVGIEEVYPHCPKSFLRSAAWKPDQWLPTDAQPTSAEVTLAQLRMPQLTIADIEQAEADSLKYRYE; encoded by the coding sequence ATGACAACATCCCTTGCCGGCAGCGCCTTCGACGCGCTCAGCCTCGACGCCCTGTCCGACCAGGAGGCGCTGCGCCGGGCCTACGGACTCCCCAGCGACGCGGCCGTACGCAAGCAGATGGCCGAACTCACGGACCAGACCCGACGGTTGATCGGCTGCGCATCACTGGTCCTGATCGCCAGCGCGGACGCCGAGGGCAACTGCGACGTCTCCCCGCGCGGCGGCCCCGCCGGGTTCGTCGCCGTCCTGGACGAACGGACGGTGGCGATACCGGACGCGACCGGCAACAAGCGGCTGGACACCCTCCAGAACGTCATCGCCACCGGCCGGGCCGGGCTGATGTTCGTCATCCCGGGGCGCACCACGACGCTCAGGGTGAACGGCCGGGCCGCCGTCTCCACCCGCCCGGAACTGCTGTCGCAGCTGACCCCGGTGGGCAAACCCCCGGCCAGCGCACTGGTGGTCGGGATCGAGGAGGTCTACCCGCACTGCCCGAAGTCGTTCCTGCGCAGCGCGGCCTGGAAGCCGGACCAGTGGCTGCCGACGGACGCCCAGCCGACCTCGGCCGAGGTGACGCTGGCCCAACTGCGGATGCCGCAGCTGACGATCGCCGACATCGAGCAGGCGGAGGCGGACTCGCTGAAGTACCGGTACGAGTAG
- a CDS encoding ATP-binding protein, giving the protein MTIATEPDPPDYRQDLVAHPENLAIMRRIVSAHVDLWGFRELADSVTLCAHELLANVDRHTGSPHCTITLRRRPDGVRVTVTDTNTESPTPREPDWATESGRGLALISGIAEHFGTVVRRDSKDVWAEILTSRPAALA; this is encoded by the coding sequence ATGACCATCGCCACCGAACCGGACCCGCCCGACTACCGCCAGGACCTGGTCGCCCACCCCGAGAACCTCGCGATCATGCGGCGCATCGTCAGCGCCCACGTCGACCTCTGGGGCTTCCGGGAGCTGGCCGACTCCGTCACGCTCTGCGCCCATGAGCTGCTGGCCAACGTGGACCGGCACACCGGGTCCCCGCACTGCACGATCACCTTGCGCCGCCGCCCCGACGGCGTACGGGTGACCGTGACGGACACCAACACCGAGTCGCCCACGCCGCGTGAGCCCGACTGGGCCACCGAGAGCGGGCGCGGGCTGGCGCTGATCTCCGGGATTGCGGAGCACTTCGGCACGGTCGTCCGCCGGGACAGCAAGGACGTGTGGGCCGAGATCCTCACCTCGCGTCCGGCCGCGCTGGCGTGA
- a CDS encoding DUF397 domain-containing protein, which produces MTEQPAFQTRESALDSALWHKSTYSGSNNGCIEHAALPSGRHAVRDTKDRTLGAHIFAPAPWQTFVTAVRDGAL; this is translated from the coding sequence ATGACCGAGCAGCCGGCCTTTCAGACAAGGGAGTCCGCGCTTGACAGCGCGCTCTGGCACAAGAGCACGTACAGCGGGTCGAACAACGGCTGCATCGAACACGCCGCCCTCCCCTCCGGCCGCCACGCGGTCCGCGACACCAAGGACCGCACCCTCGGCGCGCACATCTTCGCCCCCGCCCCGTGGCAGACCTTCGTCACCGCCGTACGGGACGGCGCACTCTGA
- a CDS encoding VapC toxin family PIN domain ribonuclease produces MSVADYLIDTSALVRVLGRRSTEDWERRIGAGLVALCDLTELEVLYSARSAKDRESLGERLALFTWCPMPDGIYRRVRTVQEQLTAKGEHRSAGPADLLLAATAEQSGLTLLHHDHDFETIARTTGQPTRMLDLRQPPAGSG; encoded by the coding sequence GTGAGCGTTGCCGACTATCTGATCGACACCTCGGCGCTCGTGCGCGTTCTCGGGCGCCGGAGCACGGAGGACTGGGAGCGCCGTATCGGTGCGGGCCTCGTCGCTCTCTGCGACCTGACCGAGCTGGAGGTGCTCTACTCCGCGCGCTCCGCCAAGGACCGCGAGAGCCTTGGGGAGCGCTTGGCACTCTTCACATGGTGCCCGATGCCGGACGGGATCTATCGGCGCGTCCGAACCGTGCAGGAACAGCTCACCGCCAAGGGCGAGCATCGCAGCGCGGGCCCCGCGGACCTGCTGCTGGCCGCGACCGCCGAGCAGTCGGGCCTGACGCTCCTGCACCACGACCATGACTTCGAGACCATCGCCCGCACCACCGGTCAGCCCACAAGGATGCTCGACCTGAGGCAGCCGCCCGCCGGAAGCGGCTAA
- a CDS encoding antitoxin: MSRTVIDLDDEALEAAAKELGTTTKRDTINTALREIVDRNRRLRALHELQDLADDGALDLDLLLDKRNYRGGSPR, encoded by the coding sequence ATGAGCCGTACGGTCATCGACCTCGACGACGAAGCCCTGGAAGCCGCCGCCAAGGAACTCGGCACCACGACGAAACGCGACACGATCAACACCGCGCTGCGCGAGATCGTTGACCGCAATCGACGGCTGCGCGCCCTGCACGAGCTGCAGGACCTGGCCGATGACGGCGCTCTGGACCTGGATCTCCTCCTCGACAAGCGGAACTATCGGGGTGGATCGCCCCGGTGA